Genomic DNA from Thermosipho ferrireducens:
AAAACCCATTGGACAGGTGCTGGTGGAGTTAGGTTATTGTACCTGGGAGCAGTTGACTAAGGCACTTGCAGAGCAGTATAATGTAAATTTTTATTCAAAAATCCCAGAAATTGATTCTTCTTTGAGAAATAAGTTTAAAAAAGAATTAATGGAAGAGTTGAGATTTTTACCTGTAAAAGAAGATGAGAAAAAAATTACGATTGTCACGGACAATGTATATAATATACCATTGATAAAAAGAAGGTTAAAATTTTTTCTCAACAAAGATGTGGAAATTTATCTTATAGCTCCTGACCTTTTCGAAGAAATGAAAATGATTTTTTCCTCCAGCGCAGGGTTGAATCTTGAAGTTGATAATATCATTTACAATATTTCTGAAGAGGAAAGCGAAGAAGCAATTGAAGAGGAGCCATCACATGAGGATACTCCTATAGTTCGTCTTGTGAATAATATAATAGAACATGCTATTGAACTTGATGCAAGTGATGTTCATATAGAACCAACTTCAAGAAAGGTTATTATAAGGTATAGAATAGACGGTGTACTGAAAAGAGTTACAGAGTATCCAAAAATAAGTCATAATTCGGTTATCACAAGAATAAAGATTCTTTCAAAACTTGATATTACCGAAAGAAGGTTACCTCAGGATGGGAAGTTTTTTATTAAAAAGGAAGGAGAACAGTACGATTTTAGAGTCTCTACAATGCCGTCTGTTCACGGCGAAAAAATTGTCATGAGAATATTAAAGGTTTCTCATTCTAAAAGGCGGTTGGAAGATTCCGGGTATACTAAATACAATTTTGTTAGAATTCAAAAACTAATAGAACATCCTCATGGGATAATCCTTGTGACTGGACCAACTGGAAGCGGAAAAAGTACTACGCTTGTTGGTATAATTAATACTTTAAATCACGAAGGAGTTAATATAATTACAGCTGAAGATCCTGTTGAATATACAATTGAAGGAATTACGCAGTGCCAGGTTAATCCTGAAATTGGATTGACCTTTGCGCGTTATCTTAGGGCCTTTTTGAGACAGGATCCTGATATAATAATGGTTGGAGAAATAAGAGACAGAGAAACTGCTCAATTAGCAGTAGAAGCATCATTAACCGGGCATTTAGTGTTGTCGACATTGCACACAAACACCGCTGTTGGTGCTATTGACAGACTTATAAATATGGGAATTGATCCGTCGCTTATAAGTGCCTCTTTAATAGGGGTAATTGGGCAGCGACTTGTAAGAAAAGTGTGTAAAGACTGTGCTGTTAAAAAGGTGTTGCCTGAAGAATATGAAAATTTAGCAAAAAAACTCTACCCGGAAAAGGAAACTGTTCAATATATAGGGAATGGTTGTCAGGTTTGTAATAATACAGGTTATAAAGGAAGAACAGCAATAGCAGAGGTTTTAATGGTAGATGATGAAATTAGAAAAGCTATAAATCAAAAGGCATCTACATCTGAGTTAACGCGAGTTGCCCGTAAAAATGGCATGAGAACATTATTTGAGGATGGTTTTTTAAAAGTGCTTAGCGGAGAAACAACGTTAGAAGAAGTGTTAAGGATAGCAGGGGGATATAATGCAGAACAATTATAATAAATTAAGGGAAGAGAAAGAAAAAAAATTAAAGGAAGAAATAAATGCATATAGGCGAAGAAGTGTGTACTATCTATTTATAAATATTTTTATAGTTGTGATTCTGGTGTTTGTAGTTATGAAATTTAGAGCACCAATTTCTACTACTTCACAAATAGTTGATGGGTACCAGTTTATTATAAAAACTTCTCAGGAGTATTATTCTGATGAGCAAATTAAGGCAAGAGTTTATATTATCAATACAAGGAATAGAAATAGAAAATTTGTTTTAAATTATTTTAAATTTTCGATTGAACGAAAAGACGGACAAAGTATTTACAATTTTGATTATAATTCTCAGATATCTTCAGAAATAGAAGCTTTAAAAAGTCGGTTAGTTTTTGAACTTGAGAGAGAAGCGTACCTTTCAAGACTCAAGTCGGGTGAATATTTAATTAAAGCGGAAGCGTTAATAAATGGGAAAAAGCTCTCAACGACAAACTATTTTGTTGTTAAAGAGGAAGTAACATATACGTTGCAGGTGGATCCATTTTATGTTGTTAATGAAGAATTTCTTCCAAAATTGGTGGTGCGTAATAGAACTTCAAGTCCAACAGATTTACGAGTCAAAAGTATAGTATGGAAAATAGAAAAATCAGATGTAGGAAAAGTTATTTTTGTTAATAAGCAGGAAAAGGAAAATACCTATTCTATAAATTCTGGTGAAGTTTTGATTTTTGAACCTGAAAAAACTTTTGTTGTAAAAAGCAAAGGAATATATAATGTAAAAACTGTTTTGACAGTCAATGATATAGTAAAAAGTAGTGCTATTGGAATAAGAGTAATAGATTTTCCAGAAAGAACTTATAAGAATATTCAGGCCAATGTGTATTCCGATGAACTTCTTTTAGCGAAGAAAAAAGTTACGCTCCATGTGTCACTTACTAATAAGTCATCAAAGGAACGTTTTTTAAAATTTTCTTCCCTATCGCTTCTTATTCCCGAGATAAATTATAATTATGAAATTTCTAATTCTAAAGTTTACATACCGCCTTCTGGAAGTGAAATAGCTTTAACGGTTCCCGTGTTTTTTCCAAAGGGTGGAAAATATACTTTTGTAATTCAACTTGTGGGTCAGGAACGTAAAACTTTTTCATATGAGGTAGAAATTCCATGATATAATATTCACTGTATAAAAAATGAAATTAAAATTGTTAGGAGGTGTGTTTGAATGAAGCCTGTTTTCATCAAACAGACAGAAGAAAAAATGAAAAAAAGCGTAAATGCAATTGAGGAAGAGTTGAAAAGATTAAGAACAGGCAGGCCTTCACCTGCAGTTTTAGAGGAAATAAAGATTGATTATTATGGAGTACCTACGCCTGTTAATCAGGTGGCAACTATAAGTGTTACAGAAGATAGGGCGCTTGTAATAAAACCGTGGGAAAGAAATATATTGAATAATATAGAAAAAGCTATTCAGGCCAGTGATCTCGGTTTGAATCCCATAAATGATGGGAATGTAATAAGGTTGATATTTCCGACACCCACTACAGAACAAAGGGAAAAATGGGTGAAGAAAAGTAAAGAAATAGTTGAGCAGGGGAAAATAGCTATTAGAAATATAAGGAGAGATGTTTTAAAAGAATTAAAAGAAATGAAAAAAAATGGTGAAATGTCAGAAGACGATGAAAAAAGGTATGAAAAGGAAGTACAATCTCTGACTGATAAGTACATAAAAGAGCTGGATAGTTTGTTTGAAAAAAAGGAAAAGGAGATCATGGAATTTTGAGTTTGACACACATAGCTTTCATAATGGACGGTAATGGACGCTGGGCGCGAAAGCGTCATAAACCGCGTGTTGAAGGACACCTCAGAGGAGCTTATAAAATAGAAGAGGTCGTTCAGTGGTGCGCTGAAAGGAATGTAAAGTATACCACATTTTTTGCATTTTCAACTGAAAATTGGAAAAGGCCTAAAAGTGAAGTAGATTTTATTTTTAACCTTTTGATAAATAAAATCTCCGAATTTTACGAGCGAATGAACAAACAGGGAGTCAGGTTGATTTTTACAGGACGAGTTAAAGAGATAAGTACCAGAGTTTATAAAATCTGTAAAGAATACGAGGAAAAAACCAGAAATAATAGCAGAATAATAGTGAATATGGCACTGAATTATGGTGGAAAAGCGGAAATAGTGGATGCTGTGAAAAAAATTATTGAAAAGGGAATTAAGGAAGTAGATGAAAAAAGTTTTAGGAATTTTTTGTATGCTCCTGAAATCCCAGATCCAGATTTGATTATTAGAACATCTGGCGAAATGAGATTAAGTAACTTTTTAATATGGCAAGCTGCATACAGTGAACTTTATTTTACAGACGTTTATTGGCCGGATTTTTCCGAGGCAGATTTAGATGAGGCTATAAAAGATTTCAATGCTCGTCAAAGACGTTTTGGGGGGATAAAGTGAGTGAGACAAAAGTAAGAGTCATAAGTGCCTTAATAATTGCGCCATTTGTAGTTGCGTGTTTTGTAGCTTATAATAGCCTGGTTGGACTGGTAGCTTCTATAGTGTTTTTGTCAAGCTCTGAACTATTTTTTTCTACGTTAAAAAAATACAGAAAAATGGGAACACTATTTTTTTATATTGCTATAGTTACATCATATCCTGTGTTGTATGGGATAGTTTTTAAAGACAGACCTCTTGAGTTACTCAGTGTTTTATTTATAACAGGAATAACTGGTACTTTATATTCTGTTAGAAGACTTGATAGGGTTCTCGAACATTATTTGATGTTTGCTCTGGCATTAATTTATATATCATTTAATTTGTCTTTTTTTATACCAATGTATGCAAAACATGGAGCTGCGTTGGCACTTTTAACACTTACGTTAAGCTGGGCGTTTGATTCTTTTGCATACTTTACTGGTGTGAACTTTGGAAAACACAAGATATCAAAAGTTTATAGTCCTAACAAAAGTATTGAAGGTGTTATTGGAGGAATTTTTGGAACTGTTTTATACTCATTTATTTATCTCTGGATTGCCAATATTTTTGTTTCTGAAAACATACCACTCTGGTATTCTTTACCGTTTGGAATTATCACGGGCTTTTTTGATACGTTTGGAGATTTGTTTGAATCTTCCATAAAGAGAGTGTATAGCGTAAAACATATGGGTAGTATAATGCCAGGTCATGGAGGAATGTTAGACAGAATAGATGGTTTATTATTTGTTGTTCCAATAATTTATATTTTCTTAGAATACTTCTAATTGTCTCAGGAGGTGCTGAAGTTTGAAATATATGGAATCTTCGGAAATAAGGAGAACATTTCTTGAGTTTTTTGAGAAAAAAGGGCATAAAATATTACCAAGCGCATCGTTGGTACCTAATGATCCTCAACTTCTTTTTACTGTGGCTGGAATGGTTCCATTTAAACCTATATTTTGGGGAAAGGTAAAACCTGTTTATCGTAGGGTAGCGACATGTCAAAAATGTATAAGGACCACAGACATAGAAAATGTTGGAAAAACTCCAAGGCATCATACATTCTTTGAAATGCTTGGAAATTTTTCATTTGGAGATTATTTTAAGGAAAAGGCTATTGAATGGGCCTGGGAATTTGTAACTCAAATTTTGGAAGTTCCTGAGGATAAACTCTGGATTTCTGTCTATGAAGAAGATGAAGAAGCTTATAAAATCTGGAGTGGGCTGGGAATACCTGAATATAAAATTGTAAAAATGGGAAAAGAGGATAATTTCTGGGGACCTGTGGGGCCAACAGGCCCCTGTGGCCCTGATACGGAGATATTTTATGATACTGGTATAGAAGTTCCAACCATTGACGGAAAATCCCCGACGCCTGCCAATACAGAAGGTCGTTTTGTTGAGATATGGAATCTGGTATTTACAGAATTTTATCAGGATGAAAGTGGGAAACTGCATCCATTGGAAAAAAAGAACATAGATACCGGTGCAGGATTAGAAAGAATAGCTGCCATGATGCAGGGAGTTTATTATAATTTTGATACAGATTTATTTGAACCGATTATCAAAAGGATAGAAGAAGTTTTAGGGGTAAAATATAAAGATTTAAAAAAGACAGATGTTTCTATAAGAGTAATAGCAGATCATGTGCGGGCTGTGACCTTCCTGATAGCCGATGGAGTGTTGCCTTCAAATGAAGGAAGAGGTTATGTGCTGAGAAGAATATTGAGAAGAGCGTTAAGGCATGGAGCACTGCTGAATTCAAAAGAACCATTTTTATATAAAGTTGTTGACGCTGTGGTTGAGAAAATGGGTAGCATTTATCCACAGATAAAGAAAAGGGCGAGTTTCATAAAGGAAATAACTCTGGGAGAAGAAGAAAGATTTTTAAAGAATTTAAGCAGGGGTTTAGAACTCGTTGAGAAAATAGCTCACGAAAATAATCTTTACATAAGCGGCGAAAATGCATTTAAACTTTATGATACATATGGATTTCCAATTGATATTCTTAAAGACATAGCTGAAGAGAATGGGTACGAGCTTGATGAAGAAGGTTTTGAAAAATATATGTCTGAACAGAGAGAACGTGCGCGTGCCGCTCTCGGGAATGTGGAATTTTCTAAGAAGACCGATTATGAAAATTTAAATGTAAAGACAGAATTTGTCGGGTACGAGAAAATGTATAGCACTTCAAAAGTGCTATCAATAAAAAAAGGCAACAATTTTGTCGAACATATAGAGAATTCAGAAGGGGAAATAGTGTTATCTGTAACCCCTTTTTATCCTGAAAAGGGTGGACAGGTTGCAGATACAGGTGTAATAAAAGGACCAGCTGGTGAAATGGAAGTAGTCCATGTGTATTCCCCTGTTGAAGGAGTAATAGTTCATAAAGGCTATGTGAGCGGAAGAATTTTAGTAAACGACATGGTTGAAGCCAAAGTAGATACGGAAAAACGTAAATACACAATGAAGAATCACACAGCAACTCACATCTTGCATGCGGCTTTAAGAAAATTGCTTGGAGAACATGTAAAACAGGCTGGATCTTTAGTTGAACCCAGGAGACTTAGATTTGATTTTACACATTATAAAGCGCTTTCAAAAGAGGAGATTGTAAAAATAGAGAATCTGGTGAATGATGTTATTATGCGGGCTATTCCTGTTGTTGTTGAGGAAAAAGCGTATAGTGAAGCAGTTAGAGAAGGAGCTGTAGCGTTGTTTGAAGAGAAGTATGGAGATGTTGTAAGAGTAGTGAAAGTAGGAGAATTTAGTGAAGAACTATGTGGAGGTACGCACGTTCATAATACCGGAGAAATAGGTCTTTTCAAGATTGTATCCGAGAGTTCGGTAAGTGCTGGAGTCAGGAGAATAGAAGCCATAACAGGTATGAACTTTTTGGAAAAGTATAGAGAACTGACAAAAATAGTTGATTCTGTTAAAGATGAGTTGGAAGTTTCAGAAAATGATATGATAGATAAAATTCAAAAATATAAGGAAGAAATTAAAAAATTAAAGAATGAGATTAAACAGTTGCGTTCTAAAAATATTAACTTTGATGAAATCTTTAAAAACTCAAAAAATATCAATAAAATAAAATTCGTTACAGCAGTTTTTGAAGGAATGGATAGTAATGTACTAAGAGAAGTTGCTGATAAATTGATAGACAAAGGATTGGATCTTGTTGCGTTATTTAACGTGGTTAGTGAAGATAAGATTTTAATAGTTGTTAAGAGGAAGAAAGGTGTAGAAAATTTGCATTCTGGAAATATAGCAAAAGAGCTTGCCAGGATATTAGGTGGAGGCGGAGGTGGACGTCCAGATTTCGCTCAGGCGGGTGGTAAGTTGAAAAATAAATTGCCTGAAGCGATTGAAAGGCTTGAAAGTTTAATAAAGGAGTGTTGAGTGTATGATTTTTAAAAGACAGGATCTGGGAATAGATTTAGGTACGGCGAATACGTTAGTTTATGTGAAAGGTAAAGGAATAGTTGTAAATGAACCATCTGTAGTGGCGATAAATGTCGAAACTGAGGAAGTTATAAAAGTGGGGGAAGAAGCAAAGAGAATGCTCGGGAAAACCCCGGCATATATTAAAGCCATTCGTCCGTTAAAAGATGGTGTTATAGCAGATTACAATATTGCCCTGGCAATGCTCAATTATTTTATAAATAGGGCTCAAAATGGTTTTTCGTTGTTCAGACCAATGGTGGTTGTAGGCGTTCCTGTTGGTATAACAGAGGTAGAAAGCAGAGCTATTTTAGAAGCAGGGAACGAAGCAGGAGCAAAGCGTGTATTTTTAATAGAAGAACCTATGGCTACGGCAATTGGGGCAAATCTTAATGTTGAAGAACCTTCTGGAAATATGGTAATTGATATTGGTGGAGGAACCACGGAAATAGCTGTTATATCTCTTGGAAGCCTTGTGACGTGGACTTCCATCAGGTTAGCTGGAGATGAATTGGATGAGTCAATAGTTCAGTATGTTCGCGAAATATACAGGGTTATTATAGGAGAAAGAACTGCAGAACGTGTGAAAATGGAAATAGGGAACGTTTACCCTGACAAAGAATATGATGAACTTGAGACATATATAACAGGGATTGACCTTTCAACGGGGCTTCCTAAAAAATTAATATTAAAAGGCGGAGAAATCAGGGAAGCTTTGAAGCCCATTGTTATGCAAATTATAGATGCAACAAAGTCTACCATAGAAAAAACTCCTCCAGAACTTGTTGCGGATATTACTGAAAAAGGAATAGTTGTAGCAGGTGGTGGTTCTCTCTTGAGAGGAATAACTAAGTTAATTTCTAAAGAAACTGGTATAGATGCTATAAGGGCTGATGAACCTATGACATGCGTTGCGCGTGGAGCTGGTATGGTATTAGATAAGCTTGATATACTTTCGCGATTAAGGAGGAACGAATGAAATCAGAAATATTGGTCTTTTCTATATTGATGCTTCTATTTCTGTTTTTTTTCAATCTAATTTTTGAGAACTATCCTGCGGAGTTCGTTTATAATATTTATCGGGAATTTTCGTACCCTTTGTTTTATTTTAGAAAAACAGTAAATGAATTTTTTGATAGTAAAAACTACGTGTATAATATAACACTTTTTGGGGATTCTTTAACCACTCACGATATTATAAGCGAAGATGCAGAAGGTTTCTATTTGTATAAAGTTGAGACAAGAGGGTTAGTGTTTACAATAGATGGAAGTTTTGTGGGATTTGTGAGAGAGACAGGAAAATATGCGTATTTTAAAAAATGGTGGTATGATTCTTTCAGAGTAACGGTAGTGGCTGAAGAAAAGTTGGAAATAGAAGCTTTTTACAATAGGGGAAACTTAATTATAGAAGATAACATAAAAGTAAATAATGCAAATGTCTATTTATCTAAATTTTTACCTTATGGAAGACTTTTGGCTGCTAATGAGATAAGAATCGGAAGGGTAGTCAGTGGAAAATTTTATCCAGATATTCCTGAGATTGGTATAAAAACTAAATTGGTTGTTGTTGAGGATTATTTGAAGGGGGGAAATTCCAATGGCGGCTTATGAGAAAATGAGCAAAGAAGAACTTATTAAGAAGCTAAGGGAACTTGAGGATGAGAATACAGCTTTAAAGAATAGGCAAAACGAGCTCGAGTCGCTTTTGTACGAATATTCGGAGATAGTTAAAAGGCAGTTTGAATCTTTCGATAGTTTTATAAAAGACATTGGTACAAAACGAATGATTGATCCGCTTACCAGGGTATACTCTCGCGAACATATTTATAAGTTAATAAATTACTATCATCAAAAGGCTTTTGAGGAAAATTTTGAATATTCGTTAATAACTGTAAAGGCGTTAAGTTTTGGCGAAAGTAAAGAATTAGAAAAAGAGCATACCCTTATTTTAATAGGGAAAGTTTTAAGAGAAGCTGTAAGGGTACCACTCGACAGTATAGGACGATATAATGAAAATACTTTTATAGTTCTTCTTACTGAAATCACACGTGAAGATGCTATAAAAGTTAAAGAACGAATAGCAAAACTTTTAGAGCTTAAAATTCCTGAGCTTAAATTTGAAATAAAATTAGCTTCATATCCTTCTGATTCTACTAATTTAGAAGAGCTAATTGATATGGTTAAGGACTGAGATAACATGGGATACTTTTTAGTTAAAAAATCTACCTTAGAGGGAACAGTTAAGATCTCCGGTGCTAAAAATTCTGCACTTCCCATTCTGGCAGCATCTTTGTTAACGGATGAACAGGTTGTATTAAAAAATATTCCCGACCTTGCCGATGTGCAAACCATGTTTTGTATTCTCAGAGAAGCGGGGAAAAAAGTTGTTTTTGAAAATAACACAGTAACCATAAGTGGCCAGGTGAAAAATGGAGAAATTTCTTACGAACTTGTTAGGAGAATGAGAGCTTCTTTTAATGTATTGGGGCCACTTGCATCTGTTTTGGGAAGCGCAAAAGTTGCATTGCCAGGGGGATGTGCTATAGGTGTTAGACCAGTAGATTTTCATATAAAAGGTCTGGAAAGATTAGGGTTTGTTATAGAAATAGAACACGGTGAAATATGTGCGAAATTTGAAAAAAAAGAAAGAGAAGTGACTTATTTTCTGCCATTTCCAAGTGTTGGGGCCACAGAGCATATTATGACAACCGCTGTTTTACTTAATGGGATTACAATTATAGAAAATGCTGCTATGGAACCGGAAATAGTAGATCTTCAGGATTTTCTAAATAAAATGGGAGGAAAAGTTAAAGGTGCAGGGTCTAACAGGATAGAGATAGAGGGTGTTTCTTCGTTAAAAGGGGTAGAATATACCATAATTCCAGACAGAATAGAGGCAGGAACATATGCAATAGCATTAGCTGCGACTGGAGGCTCAGGCTTTGTTGAGAACATTGTTCCAGAACATCTTGAAACACTGTGGGAGATTTTGAAGCAAACCGGTACGACAGTAAAAAAATTTAAAGATAAGATATTTATAAAAGCACCTGAAAAAAAATATTCAGCAAAAATTAATGTTTTACCATATCCCGGTTTTCCCACAGACCTTCAACCTCAAATAATGGTTTACCTGTCCACAGCCTCTGGCGTGAGTACAATAACAGAAAATGTATTTAAAAATAGATTTTTGCATGTAGATGAACTAAGAAGGATGGGAGCTGATATATATTTATCAGATGGAACAGCGATTATAAATGGAGTAAAAAGTTTAAGTGGAGCCAAAGTGGAAGGAACGGATTTGAGAGCAAGCGCTGCGCTTTTGATAGCAGGATTTATGGCAAATGGCTATACTGAGATACATAATGATTTTCATATTTTACGTGGTTATGAAAGAGTTGTGGATAAATTTAGAAAATTAAATGGAATAATTGAGCATGTAGAAAGATAACTGAGGAGGGCAAACAATTTGGAGAGAAAACTTTTTCTCTTTTTTATAGACGTTGTCGTAACATTAATTGCAGGAATATTTGCTTTGTTTGTAAGATTTGGTTTTGATTTTTTGGAGATGGGTAAGTATAATGAGTCAGTTTATATTTATGTTGCTATTGCTTCTGCGGTGTATATAATTAATGGTAACTATTCAATAATATGGCGTTATGCCAGTCCCAAGGATTTTTTGTTGGTTTTCCGGGGGTCATTTATAGCGTATCTATCGGCACTTGCCTTTTTTTATATATATAGGGATATTGTTTTGCCGCGTTCTGTTGGAATGATAACTTTTTTGGGGTCTTACGTCTTACTTATAACTGCTCGATTGTTTTATCAGTTTTTTGTCCATATTTCGAAAAGAAGTGAAAAGAAAATAGTGGTAATTGGTGCCGGTGACGCTGGAGTTATGATAACCAATGAGTTGCACAGAACGGGGACGGGAAGAGTAGTTGCTTTTGTCGATGATTCCAGATCAAAAATAGGAAGACGAATACTTGGAATAAAAGTAGATGGACCAATAAATAAAGTAATGGATGTTGTGCATCTCTATGACGCAGATGAAGTGCTTATTGCTATTCCCTCTGCAACTGGTGATCAGATAAGAAAAATATTAAAATATTTAAATCTTGACAAAGTTAAGGTGAAGATTTTGCCAAGAGTTGAAGAATTATTAAAAGATAGAGTGGAGTTAAAAGATATAAGGGATCTTTCTCTGGAAGATATTATTGGAAGAGAGTCTGTTAAAGTTGATCTTGAAACAATTTCAAGATACATAAGAGATAAGGTAGTTTTGGTAACTGGTGCCGGTGGAAGTATTGGAAGTGAACTTTGTAGGCAAATAGCTAAACAAATGCCAAAACGATTAATTTTATTAGGGCGTGGAGAAAATAGCATATATGAAATTAATGAGGAACTGGCAGAATCATTTCCAGATTTACATATAGATAGAGTTATAGGAGATGTTGAGAATGAAGAATGGATGAAAACCGTTTTTAAAAGATATAGCCCAGAAATAGTTTTTCACGCTGCTGCTCACAAGCATGTTCCTTTAATGGAAGAAAATCCATATGAAGCCATACGTGTAAACGTGTTTGGAACAATTAATCTTGTGAAAAATGCCTGCGAGTTTAATGTAGAAAGGTTTATATTTATTTCAACTGACAAGGCTGTTAATCCCACATCATTTATGGGACTTAGTAAAAGGATAGCGGAGCTTTATGTTCTTTCTAATACTAAGGAATGTGTTACTAAATTTGCTGTGGTAAGGTTTGGGAATGTTATAGGAAGCCGGGGAAGTGTACTCTGGAAATTCAAAAAGCAGATAGAGCAAAATAAGCCGATTACAATAACAGATCCAAGAATGAAAAGATATTTTATGAGTATCCCGGAAGCTGTTTCACTTGTTCTGGAAGCAGGAGCGTATACTTATGAACGGAGTTTGTATGTGTTAAATATGGGCGAGCAAATTTCAGTTGAGCAGGTGGCACGTACACTTGCAAAATTAATGGGTAAAAGTGAAGTAGAAATAATATATACGGGTAAAAGACCAGGTGAAAAGCTTTATGAAGAATTGTTTTACGAATACGAAATACCAGTAGAAACATATCATAGTAAAATCTGGAGGGTTAAGGAATCTCCAATTTTTTCACGAGATGAAATAGAATTTATGGCGAAAAAAATTTTAGAACATTTACAAAAATGGGAGATAAATGAGGCTTTGAAAATTGCCAAAAAAATTATTCCAGAACTTAATATTGAGAGATAAAAGGTTTGGAAGGAGGATTTCATGAAATTTATAGAGAGTTTTATAATGAAGTATGTAAAAAGAGATAAAAAAGAATATTTAAAAAAAGTTGTTACTAAACTTTCGGAGTTTTTAGAAAATGGTGTGAAATGTGTTATTCAACCTAATGAAAATTATGGACGGTTAAGATTAGAAATTTATGAGGACGAACATGACAACGATCTGGTTTATTTTTCAGGATTGGCTCTGCCGGAAGAACCAATGGAATGGATTTTTGATACATCAGAATATAGAACTTTTTCAGAAAAATTAAGCCTTTCAAAATCGCTGATAACTAATGTAGAATTGGCAGAAATTCCAGAGAATGAAATTTTAACTGTAAGAAGACTTATTTTAAAAAATGATACAGCATACGTTATTGTAGATAAGGAAAACACCAGGAATATGAATAACAGAGAAATTGCAGTTGAAATATTAAATTATTTATTGAAGAACGAGTTTTTAGTTGAGGAATTCTCAATAGAAAATTATGAAATAGAGATAGAAGCGGAATTAACGGATTTTTTTCAGTAGAGGAGGTGTTTATTGCAATGTTTGGGGGATTACTTATTGCGGCTGGTATTTTGTTAATTCTTGCGGTATTTTTTTCTTTAACTTCTCCGTTCTGGATATTCATAGGATTTCTCATCACAGCTGCTGGCCTTGGAATGATGATAAAGAAATTTCCATCAGGTATAGGGGCTACTATAGTTGGAATAATAGTAATTCTTACAGCTTTTGAATTTATCAATATAGGATTCTGGGAGTTTATATTAGTATTAATTGGCGCTGGATTAATAGAAGGCGGAATAAAAGTGTTAATTTCTTCATGATAAGCTATTTTTTATATGTCTTTAAGTATAAACACCTTTTGTGAATTTAAGATACCAATAGAATATTTCAATAGAACCATGGTCATGTTTTAATGGTTCAAATATTTTTGTATAAATTTCATATCATCAGATATGATACAGTTTGGTTATGATAAAAT
This window encodes:
- a CDS encoding GspE/PulE family protein; translation: MTEKKYKRLGDILIEKGIITELDLKKALEIQRETKKPIGQVLVELGYCTWEQLTKALAEQYNVNFYSKIPEIDSSLRNKFKKELMEELRFLPVKEDEKKITIVTDNVYNIPLIKRRLKFFLNKDVEIYLIAPDLFEEMKMIFSSSAGLNLEVDNIIYNISEEESEEAIEEEPSHEDTPIVRLVNNIIEHAIELDASDVHIEPTSRKVIIRYRIDGVLKRVTEYPKISHNSVITRIKILSKLDITERRLPQDGKFFIKKEGEQYDFRVSTMPSVHGEKIVMRILKVSHSKRRLEDSGYTKYNFVRIQKLIEHPHGIILVTGPTGSGKSTTLVGIINTLNHEGVNIITAEDPVEYTIEGITQCQVNPEIGLTFARYLRAFLRQDPDIIMVGEIRDRETAQLAVEASLTGHLVLSTLHTNTAVGAIDRLINMGIDPSLISASLIGVIGQRLVRKVCKDCAVKKVLPEEYENLAKKLYPEKETVQYIGNGCQVCNNTGYKGRTAIAEVLMVDDEIRKAINQKASTSELTRVARKNGMRTLFEDGFLKVLSGETTLEEVLRIAGGYNAEQL
- the frr gene encoding ribosome recycling factor → MKPVFIKQTEEKMKKSVNAIEEELKRLRTGRPSPAVLEEIKIDYYGVPTPVNQVATISVTEDRALVIKPWERNILNNIEKAIQASDLGLNPINDGNVIRLIFPTPTTEQREKWVKKSKEIVEQGKIAIRNIRRDVLKELKEMKKNGEMSEDDEKRYEKEVQSLTDKYIKELDSLFEKKEKEIMEF
- the uppS gene encoding polyprenyl diphosphate synthase, which codes for MSLTHIAFIMDGNGRWARKRHKPRVEGHLRGAYKIEEVVQWCAERNVKYTTFFAFSTENWKRPKSEVDFIFNLLINKISEFYERMNKQGVRLIFTGRVKEISTRVYKICKEYEEKTRNNSRIIVNMALNYGGKAEIVDAVKKIIEKGIKEVDEKSFRNFLYAPEIPDPDLIIRTSGEMRLSNFLIWQAAYSELYFTDVYWPDFSEADLDEAIKDFNARQRRFGGIK
- a CDS encoding phosphatidate cytidylyltransferase, which codes for MSETKVRVISALIIAPFVVACFVAYNSLVGLVASIVFLSSSELFFSTLKKYRKMGTLFFYIAIVTSYPVLYGIVFKDRPLELLSVLFITGITGTLYSVRRLDRVLEHYLMFALALIYISFNLSFFIPMYAKHGAALALLTLTLSWAFDSFAYFTGVNFGKHKISKVYSPNKSIEGVIGGIFGTVLYSFIYLWIANIFVSENIPLWYSLPFGIITGFFDTFGDLFESSIKRVYSVKHMGSIMPGHGGMLDRIDGLLFVVPIIYIFLEYF
- the alaS gene encoding alanine--tRNA ligase, with the translated sequence MKYMESSEIRRTFLEFFEKKGHKILPSASLVPNDPQLLFTVAGMVPFKPIFWGKVKPVYRRVATCQKCIRTTDIENVGKTPRHHTFFEMLGNFSFGDYFKEKAIEWAWEFVTQILEVPEDKLWISVYEEDEEAYKIWSGLGIPEYKIVKMGKEDNFWGPVGPTGPCGPDTEIFYDTGIEVPTIDGKSPTPANTEGRFVEIWNLVFTEFYQDESGKLHPLEKKNIDTGAGLERIAAMMQGVYYNFDTDLFEPIIKRIEEVLGVKYKDLKKTDVSIRVIADHVRAVTFLIADGVLPSNEGRGYVLRRILRRALRHGALLNSKEPFLYKVVDAVVEKMGSIYPQIKKRASFIKEITLGEEERFLKNLSRGLELVEKIAHENNLYISGENAFKLYDTYGFPIDILKDIAEENGYELDEEGFEKYMSEQRERARAALGNVEFSKKTDYENLNVKTEFVGYEKMYSTSKVLSIKKGNNFVEHIENSEGEIVLSVTPFYPEKGGQVADTGVIKGPAGEMEVVHVYSPVEGVIVHKGYVSGRILVNDMVEAKVDTEKRKYTMKNHTATHILHAALRKLLGEHVKQAGSLVEPRRLRFDFTHYKALSKEEIVKIENLVNDVIMRAIPVVVEEKAYSEAVREGAVALFEEKYGDVVRVVKVGEFSEELCGGTHVHNTGEIGLFKIVSESSVSAGVRRIEAITGMNFLEKYRELTKIVDSVKDELEVSENDMIDKIQKYKEEIKKLKNEIKQLRSKNINFDEIFKNSKNINKIKFVTAVFEGMDSNVLREVADKLIDKGLDLVALFNVVSEDKILIVVKRKKGVENLHSGNIAKELARILGGGGGGRPDFAQAGGKLKNKLPEAIERLESLIKEC